The Flavobacteriales bacterium genome contains the following window.
TCAATTCTTCTGCTTTTGCATCAGTCATGGTGATAATAAAAGAATTTGGAGTTGCTCCTCTTCCTGCTAACTGTAAGTCATATTTATCAACAGTTTTTTGGCGAATCTGCACCTTAAACTGTACCAAATAATTATGCTGAAGAAGAATTCTATCACCTACTGGCAATTCTTTCCCGTTTACAAAAGCCTTCCTATTTCTCATTTCAATACGATCTCCAGGAATTGCTATACATCTCTTTACATAATGTGTTTTTTTATCAAAAGGCATACTCGGGTATAGCTTATCTTCTGGATAATTAAACACCACAATATCATTATTTTCTACACTTCCAAAACCGGGCATTCTATGATAACCTGTTTGTACGGCTTCAGAATAGGGTTTTACATCTTTGGTTCCCCAAACGGTATTGTGCATAAAGGGAAGAGACAATGGTGTATTAGGAACATAAGGTCCATAATGCAATTTAGAAACCAAAAGATAATCTCCTACAAGCATCGATTTCTCCATTGAGGGTGTAGGAATGGTAAAGGGTTGCATGACAAAAGTGTGAATCATTGTGGCTCCCACAATAGCAAAAAGCAGCGCCGAAGCAGTTTCATGTATTTTGGATTTATATACCCTTTTTACTTTTTCTCTTTTTTTCCAAAAAGTCCAATTGACATTTTTCCAATAGAAATAATCTGCAATTATCAAGACTCCAAAGTAGAGCCAATCAAAACCAATGAGGTAACAAACTGCCAAATAGGCCAAGAGTATTCCAATGAATTTTATGTGTTTCATGTTGTTCTAGTCAATTTTTATCGAAAATACGTTTTTCTCTTATTTAAAAGTTCTTTCTTTAAGAAAATTGCGGTTGTTTAACCAATATTTAGTCAAAAAGAACATCTTTCATTTGGAAGATTCCTTTTTTGTCTTTTATCCATTCTGAGGCAATTACGGCTCCTAATGCAAAGCCTTGCCTATTGATCGCTCTATGCTTGATTTCTATCTGATCAATTTCATTTTCATAATTAATGATATGCGTTCCAGGCACCTCTCCTGTTCTTTCCACATCTATCCACAATTTTTCTGTTTCTTTTTCATTTAAACTCCATTGTTGATATTTGGATTGTTCTTCCATTATTTGCTCCGCAAGTGTAATGGCCGTTCCACTGGGTTTATCGAGTTTGTGAATATGGTGAATTTCTTTGGTTTTAATGTCGTAACTGGGATAGTTTGACATCAATTTTGCGAGTTGTTTATTGATCTCAAAAAAGATATTTACTCCTAAACTAAAATTGGAAGCATAGAGAAATGCACCACCATTTTGTTTACAAATTTCTTCTACTTGGGTTTTATTTTCAAGCCATCCTGTAGTTCCTGAAATTGTAGGAATTCCTTTTTCTTGCATCAAGATATTAAGTTCAAAAGCAGTATCAGGCACAGAGAAATCTATTGCGACATCTGTATTTTCTTTTGAAATTTTTTGAGTTTCTTCAATATTTGAAGAACCTATTGCAAAAGAAATTTCATGACCACGGGATTTTGCAATTTCCTCAATGGCTTTTCCCATTCTTCCGTATCCTAAAAGAGCTATTTTCATTTTGAGTATAAGTTTAGCGAGAGTCCCACATAGGTTTGGTTTTCCTGCGGAATGACTATTGGTGTTATCAGAAGACTTAAATCATCATCAACATCAAAATCAAACATATTCGCATCAATATAGGCATCTAGAACCTGTAAACCATATAATCCTGCGGTAATCATAATGTTTATATCACGATCATTTCTGTTGTCTTGTGTAAAAGAAAGTAAGGTTTTGGTGTTGTATTTTCCTTTGAATGGATCATCTTTACCATCTTGCCTAAGTTGATAGGCATCTCGATAAGTTTTATATCGATCATTATACTGGATAGCAAGATAAGTTGTTGTACCCATAGCTCCATAAATTAAAGGTACTTTCCACCATTTCTTATTATAAATCTGCCCAGCACCTGGCAAAGCCACGGATAATAAGGTAGCTTTTTTTATTGAGTGTTTCTTGGGTGTTTCTTTTTGTTTTTCTTGAGCAAGGATACTCTGAAAACCAAAAACAAACATCAAAATTAGGAATACTCCTCTCATTTTTTATCTATTAACTCCAAGATTCTTTTTAAATCTTCTTCGCTGACAAAGTTAATGGATATTTTCCCGCTTCCTTTATCATTAAAAGAAATTGCGGTTTTGGTTCCAAAATGAGCACCAAGTTCTGAGGACTCATTTTTCCATTTTTTAGAGAGTTCTGCTCCTTTTTTAGGTACTTTAGGAAGTGTTTTATTTACTGATGTGTCTTTTTTAAATTCCTTCACCATCTCTTCCGTCTGTCTTACTGAAAGTGCTTTTTTGATGATTTCTTTATACAAAAGACTTTGGTGCTTTTCATTGTTGATTCCCAAAAGAGCTTTAGCATGCCCAGGGCTAATGATATGATCTCTTAAACCTGCTTGGATCAGTGGCTGAAGTTGTAAAAGTCTCAGAGCATTTGTGATTGTAGAACGTTTTTTTCCCAATCTTTCACTAATTTGTTCTTGAGTTTGTTTACATTCATCCAATAGTCTTTTATAACTTAAGGCAATTTCTATGGGATCTAGTTCTTGCCTTTGGATATTTTCCACAATCGCCATTTCGAGCATTTCTTTGTCGTTTGCCGTACGAACAAATGCTGGAATAGATTCTTTCCCGATCATCTGTGAAGCTCTCAGTCTTCTTTCTCCCGAAATGAGCTGATAGGTATTCATATCGATTTTCCTAACAGTAATAGGCTGAATAACACCTAACTCTTTGATGGATTGACCTAGCTCTTGCAGTCTTTCTTCATCAAAAATGGTTCTTGGCTGATATGGGTTTGTTTGAATTTGAGCAATAGGAATTTCTAAAACATTACTAAATGCTTTATTCTTAAATTTTTTAACAGGAGCATTTCCTCCCTCTTTTTTATCTGCGGGCTTCTTCTTCTCCACTTTATTATCCTGTAACAAAGCTGATAAACCTCGCCCTAAGGCTTTTTTCTTATTATTGCTCATTTTTCTCTATTAACTCTTTAGCCAAATTCATATAGTTGATTGCTCCTTTTGAGCTTGCGTCATACAAGATAATATTTTCTCCGTAACTAGGCGCTTCACTCAATCTTACATTTCTTTGGATGATGGTTTCAAAAACCATTCCGCCAAAATGGGTTTTCACTTCTTCTATCACCATGTTTGACAGTCTTAGGCGTGAATCATACATGGTTAAGAGTAATCCTTCGATGTCTAAATCTGGGTGTACACTGTTTTGCACTCCTTTGATGGTGTTCATTAGTTTTCCAAGACCTTCCAAAGCAAAATACTCACATTGAATAGGAATCAATACAGAATTTGAAGCACAAAGCGCATTTAAAGTAGTTAAACCTAAAGATGGAGCACAGTCTATGATCACATAGTCATAATAATCGCTAATAGGGCTAACTGCTCGTCTTAGCATCAGTTCTCTATCTTCTAAATCTACAAGGTCAAGTTCTGCTGCCACTAAATCCATTGTAGAAGGAACAATATCTACATTGGGACTATTGGTTTCACAAATAATTTCTTGAATAGGTGCCGACTGTGTAATACATTCATAAGTTCCAGCATCTATTTCTTCTGGATTTAAGCCAAATGCACTTGTAGCATTTGCCTGAGAATCGGCATCGATTACAAGGATTTTCTTTTCGAAAACACCAAGAGCAGCGGCTAAATTAACTGCTGTGGTTGTTTTTCCAACTCCACCTTTTTGATTGGCAACTGATATGATCTTTGACATAATTATAGTAGATAGATAGCTTCTTTCTGTATCGCAAAATCTTCCTAAAATTTATTAGCAATCTTTCCTAACAATGATCAAATTCTCTTGAATCATTTATAAACTTAACTAATCATTTTAATGAAGCATTTTACTACGTTCCTCAATTTGCTAAAATACACAATAGCCTCAGTCTATTCGTTAATATTTTGAAAAGTTTTCAACAAAAAAAGCCAATCTTTCAACAAGATTGGCTGGAATTTTTATGCACAAAAAAAAGGATTTACAACACTGCTTTAGCAGAAGTTCCATCCTTTCTGTGAGCTTCTCTACAATCGTAGCAATAATAATAGCTTTCTGTCCAAGTAGTTTCTTCTTCTTTTCCACAGCTATCACAAATACGTACGTTTGCTCTTGTATCATTTTCTCTACATGAAGTACAGTAGAATTCTGGTCCGTGCCAGTTTGTAAGCTCAGAATCTCCACAAGACATACATTCTCTGTAGTGTTCGTTTCTTTCAAGCTTTAAGAAATCAAGATGTTCGTCCAAATATAAATTTGGGAAATCAAAATATCCTGCTTTTGATTGTAACCTAGTATCTAAACTTGTAGAAATTCCTATAAGCAATACTCTTTTACCTAGCATACGCAAACGCGAAACCATTGGTAAATAACTTGGATCACTTACGATAAGAGCCGCTACATCAAAAGTTTGTAATGCACAATTCCCCATTACAGAAGAAGCTAGTGCAATATTTAAAGACTTATCCTTTGGCTTAAACTCAGCATCGTTTTGATAATCAATATCAAAAACTTCTGTTTCAAAATAACAATCTTCTTTTAAGTACTTGTAAAAAGACTTTTGTTTGTTTGAATTGAAATCTGGCTTGTTTACTGGAATTGATCCAAAAAAGTTTGTGCGAACAAGATCTACAGAGTTACCTGCAACCTTCTCAATGTGTTTTTTTACCAATAATGGGATTTTTTTGTAGTCCACATCACTTTGTTCATTATCGAAAGATTCCAATAACAACTTTTTGTTGTGAAACATCCATCCACCATCAATAAAAAGCATGGTTTTAACTGACATAACAGCAAATTTAAAATTATTAATAAACTAGAAATTTGTAAATATAAGTTCTCGTTAAAATAACATTCCTATACCCAATCTATCTTATATTTACTAGAAACTTCTATTGTAAGTGGCACAAAATTACACCTTTCGATGTAATCTTGTGCACATAAACTTAAATATTTCTAAAACTTTGTTTAACAAAGGCGTGTAATTCCTCTCCTGAGAGTAGATTCTTAGAGAGTTTAGCGAGGTTATAAGCTTTTTGAATTAAGGCTATTTTTTGCGTTTCATCCTCTTCATTTAGGATTCTAGCAGAGAGTTCATGATTGGCATTGATTACTAAATTATAGCTATCAGGCATCTCTCCAAACATCATCATACCACCTCCTGTTTGTTGCATTTCTTTCATACGTCGCATTTGTTCCGTTTGCGTGAGCATAAAAGGTGTGGACTGAGAATCTAAACTTTCAATTTGCACGACATAGGTAGTATCTGAAACTACTCCTGTTACCACTTCTTTTAATTGATCCTCTTGCTCTTTTGATAATAATGATGGAATTTCTTCTGTTTTCGGGATCAATTTATCCATTGTATCGGCATCTACACGTGCAAATTTGATTTTTTCACCTTCCGTTTCAATCTTTTGGATAAAATGTGAAGCTATTGGAGAATCTAAAACCACCACCTCATACGCTCTTTCTTTTGCTTGAGCGATATAAGAATGCTGAGCCGTTTTATCGTTGGTATAAAGGATAACCAGATTGTCATCTTTATCCGTTTGATTCGTTTTCACTTTCTCTTTCAGCTCTTCTAGTGTCATATACGAACCTTCTGTGGTTTCAAAAAGGAAGAATTTTTGAGCTTTTTTGTAGAATTTCTCTTCGGTAAGCATACCGTATTCTACAATCATCTTGATATCATTCCATTTTGCTTCAAAACCTTCACGGTCTTTTCTAAATAATTCGTCAAGCTTATCCGCTACTTTTTTGGTAATATGCGAAGAGATTTTCTTTACATTTCCATCTGCTTGAAGATAAGATCTAGATACATTTAATGGAATATCTGGTGAATCTATCACTCCGTGTAGAAATGTCAAAAAGTCTGGTACGATTCCCTCTACGCTATCTGTAACAAATACTTGTCGGCTATACAGTTGGATTTTATTTTTCTGAAGATCCATGTTTTGCTTAACCTTAGGAAAATAAAGAATCCCTGTAAGGTTAAATGGGTAATCCACATTTAGATGAATATGAAACAATGGCTCTTCAAACTGCATAGGATACAGCTCTCTATAAAAATCTTTATAATCTTTATCTTCCAAGCTAGATGGCGACTTC
Protein-coding sequences here:
- the lepB gene encoding signal peptidase I gives rise to the protein MKHIKFIGILLAYLAVCYLIGFDWLYFGVLIIADYFYWKNVNWTFWKKREKVKRVYKSKIHETASALLFAIVGATMIHTFVMQPFTIPTPSMEKSMLVGDYLLVSKLHYGPYVPNTPLSLPFMHNTVWGTKDVKPYSEAVQTGYHRMPGFGSVENNDIVVFNYPEDKLYPSMPFDKKTHYVKRCIAIPGDRIEMRNRKAFVNGKELPVGDRILLQHNYLVQFKVQIRQKTVDKYDLQLAGRGATPNSFIITMTDAKAEELRKMTNFVEFVEPAKHRVETKGAYLFPKGVNKNWDLDNFGPIYIPKKGESIELTELNVATYKETIAKYENHLVEWKEGKAFVDGTPQDQYTFEGNYYWMMGDNRHNSLDSRYWGFVPESHIVGKPVFNWLSLDANESNILKKIRFDRMFTTIHGEGKPFSFFWPVMILIAIWQFYKSRKKKKKIA
- the dapB gene encoding 4-hydroxy-tetrahydrodipicolinate reductase, which gives rise to MKIALLGYGRMGKAIEEIAKSRGHEISFAIGSSNIEETQKISKENTDVAIDFSVPDTAFELNILMQEKGIPTISGTTGWLENKTQVEEICKQNGGAFLYASNFSLGVNIFFEINKQLAKLMSNYPSYDIKTKEIHHIHKLDKPSGTAITLAEQIMEEQSKYQQWSLNEKETEKLWIDVERTGEVPGTHIINYENEIDQIEIKHRAINRQGFALGAVIASEWIKDKKGIFQMKDVLFD
- a CDS encoding DUF5683 domain-containing protein, which encodes MRGVFLILMFVFGFQSILAQEKQKETPKKHSIKKATLLSVALPGAGQIYNKKWWKVPLIYGAMGTTTYLAIQYNDRYKTYRDAYQLRQDGKDDPFKGKYNTKTLLSFTQDNRNDRDINIMITAGLYGLQVLDAYIDANMFDFDVDDDLSLLITPIVIPQENQTYVGLSLNLYSK
- a CDS encoding ParB/RepB/Spo0J family partition protein → MSNNKKKALGRGLSALLQDNKVEKKKPADKKEGGNAPVKKFKNKAFSNVLEIPIAQIQTNPYQPRTIFDEERLQELGQSIKELGVIQPITVRKIDMNTYQLISGERRLRASQMIGKESIPAFVRTANDKEMLEMAIVENIQRQELDPIEIALSYKRLLDECKQTQEQISERLGKKRSTITNALRLLQLQPLIQAGLRDHIISPGHAKALLGINNEKHQSLLYKEIIKKALSVRQTEEMVKEFKKDTSVNKTLPKVPKKGAELSKKWKNESSELGAHFGTKTAISFNDKGSGKISINFVSEEDLKRILELIDKK
- a CDS encoding AAA family ATPase, with amino-acid sequence MSKIISVANQKGGVGKTTTAVNLAAALGVFEKKILVIDADSQANATSAFGLNPEEIDAGTYECITQSAPIQEIICETNSPNVDIVPSTMDLVAAELDLVDLEDRELMLRRAVSPISDYYDYVIIDCAPSLGLTTLNALCASNSVLIPIQCEYFALEGLGKLMNTIKGVQNSVHPDLDIEGLLLTMYDSRLRLSNMVIEEVKTHFGGMVFETIIQRNVRLSEAPSYGENIILYDASSKGAINYMNLAKELIEKNEQ
- a CDS encoding NYN domain-containing protein; protein product: MSVKTMLFIDGGWMFHNKKLLLESFDNEQSDVDYKKIPLLVKKHIEKVAGNSVDLVRTNFFGSIPVNKPDFNSNKQKSFYKYLKEDCYFETEVFDIDYQNDAEFKPKDKSLNIALASSVMGNCALQTFDVAALIVSDPSYLPMVSRLRMLGKRVLLIGISTSLDTRLQSKAGYFDFPNLYLDEHLDFLKLERNEHYRECMSCGDSELTNWHGPEFYCTSCRENDTRANVRICDSCGKEEETTWTESYYYCYDCREAHRKDGTSAKAVL
- the htpG gene encoding molecular chaperone HtpG — translated: MSTTKINVTTENLFPIIKKFLYSDHDIFIREIVSNAVDACSKLHFLSGKGQNVGEIGNLQVELIVDKEAKTITVKDNGIGMTKEEVEKYINEVAFSGAKDFMNKYEEESENSGIIGHFGLGFYSSFMISDKVEIFTKSFQDAPAVHWSCEGTPEIVMEDHDKTERGTEIVMHVAEDSVEFLEDHRINELLSKYCKFLPIPIKFGTQTRTEGEGEDAKEITEDNFINNPTPAWVKSPSSLEDKDYKDFYRELYPMQFEEPLFHIHLNVDYPFNLTGILYFPKVKQNMDLQKNKIQLYSRQVFVTDSVEGIVPDFLTFLHGVIDSPDIPLNVSRSYLQADGNVKKISSHITKKVADKLDELFRKDREGFEAKWNDIKMIVEYGMLTEEKFYKKAQKFFLFETTEGSYMTLEELKEKVKTNQTDKDDNLVILYTNDKTAQHSYIAQAKERAYEVVVLDSPIASHFIQKIETEGEKIKFARVDADTMDKLIPKTEEIPSLLSKEQEDQLKEVVTGVVSDTTYVVQIESLDSQSTPFMLTQTEQMRRMKEMQQTGGGMMMFGEMPDSYNLVINANHELSARILNEEDETQKIALIQKAYNLAKLSKNLLSGEELHAFVKQSFRNI